From the genome of Maribacter algicola, one region includes:
- a CDS encoding SusC/RagA family TonB-linked outer membrane protein encodes MKEIQLPPNPKIRFYRRRGNFWVHASLLIFLFVALAPLKEVHAAKTMSTLFTPQQSTISGTITDESGVPLPGASVVEKGTTNGTQTDFDGNFSLELSGSSSTILISYIGYETQEISITSGQSTYNISMNPSAAALEEVVVVGYGTQKKREVTGAISSISADAITQQTVTGFDQALAGRVAGVQVSQNSGAPGGSTSIRVRGIGTPGNSEPLYVIDGIPVFNNNAGGGGGTPPSALNTINPNDIESIEILKDAASGAIYGSRAANGVVIITTKKGKAGVPKLNLDYSIGIQSKEKDLDILDGPTYQQYITEFSGAAPNYTNPANTNFIDEIFQSAIIQNMNLNVSGGNEVSKYALSLGYLDQGGIIRGTAFDRLSLRVNTSHDISKRFRIGNNFTVSRSINNQTNESDVFNAAIGRAVIQPPVIPARNPDGSIGQPGDVGTSFIRSGGPLYITDERFYEAEQFRFLGNVFAEYDIFEDLTYRLNLGGDYLSSGSNLFSPSLAGNGSPDIISTGTRFDSKEWIWLAEHTLNYNKSFNEKHNLDVLVGFTQQKSSFSSQSTSATDFVSNDLIAVGTAAERIGTGNLVDWSLMSYLGRVNYNFKGKYFISASVRRDGSSKFGPGNKWGVFPAFSAGWQIADEEFFKIDFIDELKLRASWGQLGNQEIGDFNYLALLFPNAGYGFGGNVNTGNFSAQPANPNITWETAEQTDIGFDLSLLNKKITFSFDYFDKQQIDILLPGTLPFAYGFIVNGVPQFPTVNAGIVRNTGLEFDLGIKGYKEDFSWSINANLATLNNNVENDNGSPIIRDGESLSIRFQEGLPIGTFYGYKVDGVFQNQAEIDALNPDPANGVYYQASTTSPGDFKFKDLNGDGIVDSQDQTELGSGIPDFTYGLSANINYKNLDFSMSWQGVQGNEIFANIFQQAGDFTKPDNKFTTLYENAWRGEGTSNTVPAIGSGNGNYRNSDYYIHDGSFLRLRSLQIGYSLPSDLLETMQISNFRIYVGGQNLLTFDNYEYGLDPEIGANAGNALENGVDRGRYPIPRTFSLGVNVGF; translated from the coding sequence ATGAAAGAAATCCAATTACCACCAAATCCTAAAATACGCTTCTACCGTCGTAGAGGTAATTTTTGGGTACACGCTTCGCTATTGATTTTTTTATTTGTTGCCCTGGCGCCTCTTAAGGAAGTACATGCCGCGAAAACCATGAGTACATTATTTACACCACAGCAAAGCACTATTTCAGGGACAATCACTGATGAATCTGGAGTTCCCTTACCTGGTGCCAGTGTTGTGGAAAAAGGTACTACCAATGGTACACAAACAGATTTTGATGGAAATTTTTCATTGGAACTTTCTGGCAGTAGTAGCACGATTTTAATTTCTTATATCGGTTATGAAACCCAGGAGATATCCATCACTAGTGGACAATCAACGTACAACATTTCAATGAACCCTAGTGCTGCGGCATTAGAAGAGGTTGTCGTGGTTGGGTACGGTACCCAAAAGAAAAGGGAGGTAACCGGTGCTATAAGCTCTATCTCTGCAGATGCCATTACCCAACAAACTGTTACAGGCTTTGACCAAGCTTTGGCTGGTAGGGTTGCCGGTGTACAAGTCTCTCAAAATTCGGGTGCTCCAGGTGGATCTACATCCATAAGAGTAAGAGGAATTGGAACCCCGGGGAACAGTGAGCCATTATATGTTATAGATGGGATTCCCGTATTCAACAATAACGCTGGAGGTGGTGGTGGAACGCCACCAAGTGCCCTTAATACCATTAACCCAAATGATATTGAGTCTATAGAAATCTTAAAGGATGCAGCTTCAGGTGCCATCTATGGGTCAAGAGCTGCTAACGGTGTTGTAATCATCACCACTAAAAAGGGTAAAGCGGGTGTACCTAAATTAAATTTGGACTATTCAATTGGTATTCAAAGCAAAGAGAAAGACCTTGATATTTTGGATGGACCAACCTATCAACAGTACATCACTGAATTTTCAGGGGCTGCACCAAATTATACGAATCCTGCCAATACAAATTTTATTGATGAAATATTTCAGTCCGCCATAATTCAAAATATGAATTTAAATGTAAGTGGTGGAAATGAAGTATCCAAATATGCACTTTCACTGGGCTATTTAGATCAGGGTGGTATTATTAGAGGTACCGCATTTGATCGGCTATCCTTGCGCGTGAATACATCACATGATATAAGCAAACGTTTTAGGATTGGTAATAATTTTACGGTTTCAAGATCCATAAACAATCAAACTAACGAAAGTGATGTTTTTAATGCCGCAATTGGCCGAGCCGTTATTCAACCACCCGTTATTCCAGCAAGGAATCCGGATGGTAGTATAGGACAACCGGGTGATGTTGGTACAAGTTTTATTAGATCAGGCGGACCTCTTTATATTACTGACGAAAGGTTTTATGAAGCTGAACAATTTAGATTTCTAGGTAATGTTTTTGCCGAATATGATATTTTCGAAGATCTTACGTATAGATTAAACTTGGGAGGTGATTATCTATCAAGTGGGTCCAATCTATTTTCCCCCTCCCTAGCGGGCAATGGAAGTCCCGATATTATTTCTACCGGTACTCGATTCGATAGTAAGGAATGGATTTGGTTGGCAGAACATACCTTGAACTACAATAAGTCGTTCAACGAGAAACATAATCTTGATGTACTTGTAGGTTTTACACAGCAAAAATCAAGTTTTTCATCACAAAGTACCTCTGCTACAGACTTTGTATCCAATGATTTGATTGCAGTTGGTACCGCGGCCGAAAGGATTGGAACTGGAAATTTGGTAGATTGGTCTTTAATGTCCTATCTAGGTAGGGTCAACTATAATTTTAAAGGTAAATATTTTATCTCCGCATCTGTAAGACGAGATGGGTCTTCAAAATTTGGTCCAGGCAATAAGTGGGGTGTTTTCCCGGCATTTTCAGCGGGATGGCAAATAGCCGATGAAGAATTTTTTAAGATAGATTTTATTGACGAACTAAAATTAAGAGCTAGTTGGGGTCAGTTGGGTAACCAGGAAATTGGAGATTTCAATTACCTTGCCTTACTTTTTCCAAATGCAGGCTATGGCTTTGGAGGCAACGTCAATACCGGCAATTTCTCTGCACAGCCAGCCAATCCAAATATTACATGGGAGACAGCGGAGCAAACAGACATTGGATTTGACTTAAGTCTTTTGAACAAAAAAATAACCTTTAGTTTTGATTATTTTGACAAGCAACAGATTGACATATTGTTGCCAGGTACATTACCCTTTGCATATGGTTTCATAGTCAATGGTGTTCCCCAATTTCCAACAGTGAATGCGGGTATTGTTAGAAATACAGGACTCGAATTTGATTTAGGCATTAAGGGTTATAAAGAAGACTTTAGTTGGTCTATAAACGCCAACTTGGCTACTTTGAACAACAATGTGGAAAATGATAATGGCAGTCCAATTATCAGAGATGGGGAATCACTGTCCATCCGTTTTCAGGAAGGTCTGCCCATAGGAACATTCTATGGTTATAAAGTAGATGGGGTTTTTCAAAACCAAGCTGAAATAGATGCCTTAAACCCAGATCCAGCAAACGGTGTTTACTATCAAGCTTCCACCACTAGTCCAGGAGATTTCAAGTTTAAGGATTTAAATGGAGATGGTATCGTTGATTCTCAAGACCAAACCGAGTTAGGAAGTGGAATACCTGATTTTACGTATGGCTTATCCGCAAACATAAACTATAAAAACCTTGACTTTTCCATGTCATGGCAAGGTGTACAGGGGAATGAGATATTCGCCAATATTTTTCAACAAGCTGGTGATTTTACAAAACCAGACAACAAATTTACCACCTTATATGAAAATGCATGGCGAGGTGAAGGAACCAGTAATACCGTTCCTGCCATAGGAAGTGGTAATGGCAACTATAGAAACTCCGATTACTATATACATGATGGTTCCTTTCTAAGATTGCGTTCCTTACAAATAGGGTATTCTCTTCCAAGTGATCTTTTAGAAACCATGCAAATTAGTAACTTTAGAATTTATGTAGGTGGTCAAAACTTGTTGACTTTTGATAATTACGAATATGGACTCGACCCTGAGATTGGTGCAAATGCGGGAAATGCCTTGGAAAACGGGGTAGACCGTGGTCGTTATCCAATTCCTAGAACATTCTCTCTTGGTGTAAACGTAGGATTTTAA
- a CDS encoding glycoside hydrolase family 95 protein, whose translation MAKYVYLLIALLIKVPAISQSDHILWFDEPAEYFEQSLVLGNGKMGASVFSGIKTDKIFLNDATFWSGEPVNAMMNPEAYKNIPLVREALNNEDYKLANELYKKVQGSFSESYAPIGTLFINFKHSKKAQNYKRSLDISNATARTNYNIAGTDFEREYFVSHPDKVMAMHYSTAGEEKLNFEIAFESEMKYEISQDGQTLAVNGYAPYHAEPIYNDVPDPVQFDANRGTRFTVRLQITETDGRIKISKNALSLSNASHATVLMSIETSFNGFDKNPATEGKDNASLAAQQLELASSKSFETLKEAHITDYQSFFNRVSLSLGDTSAPDIPTDERLYRYAKGAEDKNLEILYFQFGRYLLISSSRTKEVPANLQGIWNQHVRPPWSSNYTININTEENYWLAESANLSELHMPLMGFIENLSKTGKITAKTFYGINGWTASHNSDIWAMTNPVGGFGKGDPVWANWNMAGAWLSTHLYEHYIYTMDEVFLREKGYPLMKGAAEFCLEWLVQDKDGYYITSPSTSPENLFKTPEGYIGATLYGATSDLAIIRELFDQTIKASEILNIDSAFRNQLRTVREKLYPYKIGKDGSLQEWYYDWEDADPKHRHQSHLIGLHPGHHITPDKTPELAKAVERALEIKGDETTGWSKGWRINLWTRLWDGNRAYKMYRELLKPVKPSGLTFNYTGGGGTYPNLLDAHPPFQIDGNFGGAAAIIEMLMQSNENEIRILPALPDAWDQGSVKGIRARGGFEIDLDWVNKQPVNLNIHSPRENTVLLKFGSKEKEIQLKKGANSILFW comes from the coding sequence ATGGCCAAGTATGTTTACCTTTTAATTGCATTATTAATCAAAGTTCCAGCTATTTCGCAATCAGATCATATTCTATGGTTCGATGAACCAGCAGAATATTTTGAACAAAGCTTGGTTCTTGGAAACGGTAAAATGGGTGCTTCTGTTTTTAGTGGTATAAAAACAGACAAAATTTTTCTAAATGATGCCACTTTTTGGTCTGGTGAACCCGTCAATGCAATGATGAATCCGGAGGCCTATAAAAATATTCCTCTGGTTAGGGAGGCTTTAAACAATGAAGATTATAAGTTGGCCAATGAATTGTACAAAAAAGTACAAGGCTCCTTTTCCGAGTCCTATGCCCCCATAGGAACCCTGTTTATAAATTTTAAACATTCCAAAAAAGCACAAAATTATAAACGGTCCTTAGATATTAGTAACGCAACGGCCAGAACTAATTACAACATAGCAGGTACAGATTTTGAACGTGAATATTTTGTTTCTCATCCGGATAAAGTAATGGCAATGCATTATAGTACCGCGGGCGAGGAAAAACTAAATTTTGAAATTGCATTTGAAAGTGAAATGAAATATGAGATTTCTCAAGACGGCCAGACCCTTGCCGTAAATGGGTATGCTCCCTATCATGCGGAACCCATATATAATGATGTTCCTGATCCCGTGCAATTTGATGCAAATAGAGGTACAAGGTTTACGGTACGACTTCAAATTACCGAAACCGATGGTAGGATAAAAATCAGTAAAAATGCATTAAGCCTTTCAAATGCAAGTCACGCCACTGTCCTCATGAGCATTGAAACCAGTTTTAACGGATTCGATAAAAACCCTGCGACGGAAGGAAAAGACAATGCTAGCTTGGCCGCCCAACAATTAGAGTTGGCATCCAGCAAATCCTTTGAAACGTTAAAAGAAGCCCATATTACGGACTATCAGTCCTTTTTTAATAGAGTTAGCTTATCCCTAGGTGATACTTCTGCACCAGATATTCCCACGGATGAACGACTCTATCGATATGCCAAGGGCGCCGAGGATAAAAATTTGGAAATACTTTATTTTCAATTTGGAAGGTATTTATTAATATCGAGTTCAAGAACAAAGGAAGTACCTGCAAACTTACAAGGCATCTGGAACCAGCACGTTAGGCCACCTTGGAGCAGTAATTACACGATAAATATAAATACAGAAGAGAACTATTGGCTGGCCGAAAGTGCTAATCTATCCGAATTGCACATGCCGCTTATGGGTTTTATCGAAAATCTATCCAAAACAGGTAAGATAACTGCGAAAACTTTTTATGGAATCAACGGTTGGACAGCAAGCCACAATTCAGATATATGGGCCATGACCAACCCAGTTGGGGGCTTCGGAAAAGGAGATCCCGTTTGGGCCAATTGGAATATGGCAGGAGCATGGTTGAGTACCCATCTTTACGAACATTATATCTATACAATGGATGAAGTCTTTTTAAGGGAAAAAGGCTATCCTTTAATGAAAGGTGCTGCAGAGTTTTGTCTGGAGTGGCTCGTACAAGATAAGGATGGATATTATATTACTTCACCCTCAACTTCACCGGAAAATCTGTTTAAAACGCCAGAAGGATATATAGGTGCAACTTTATATGGGGCCACCTCAGACCTTGCAATTATTAGGGAATTGTTTGACCAAACCATCAAAGCGTCAGAAATACTGAATATAGATTCAGCATTTAGAAACCAGCTAAGGACGGTTAGGGAAAAGTTATATCCATATAAAATTGGTAAGGACGGTAGTTTACAAGAATGGTATTATGATTGGGAAGATGCAGACCCTAAACATAGGCATCAATCACATTTAATTGGCTTACACCCTGGCCACCATATCACACCGGATAAAACTCCCGAGCTTGCCAAAGCAGTTGAAAGAGCTCTAGAGATTAAGGGAGATGAGACCACAGGCTGGTCCAAAGGATGGCGTATTAATTTATGGACCCGGTTATGGGATGGCAACAGGGCTTATAAAATGTATAGAGAACTTTTAAAACCTGTAAAACCGAGTGGCCTTACCTTCAACTATACCGGTGGAGGCGGTACTTACCCTAATCTTTTGGACGCACATCCTCCATTTCAAATAGATGGTAATTTTGGAGGTGCCGCAGCCATCATTGAGATGCTTATGCAATCTAATGAGAACGAAATTAGGATATTGCCAGCATTGCCCGATGCATGGGACCAAGGCAGTGTAAAGGGTATAAGGGCCAGAGGTGGTTTTGAAATTGATTTGGATTGGGTCAACAAACAACCTGTGAATCTAAATATTCATTCACCTCGTGAAAATACGGTATTATTAAAATTTGGATCAAAAGAAAAAGAGATTCAACTAAAAAAGGGAGCTAACTCGATACTTTTTTGGTAA
- a CDS encoding RagB/SusD family nutrient uptake outer membrane protein encodes MKKYIFLSLFSVVILLGCEDFIDLEPQDQLTTTAFYKTAADAISATNAAYDGFQHLNYYGFNYPDILNIAGGDAVKGGFGAGDRPAYLEFETFNITDNNLRIGEFYAMAWGGVNRANQVLDNVSQMEVGGDFTEELKTRLLGEATFLRALHYMNLVLGFGGMPIYTSVPAIDDEVLPRATAEETWAFIIQDFNDAADMLPDTYDAENVGRATRGAANAMLARVHSLRGEWTQVKTHADLVIESPAGYDLAPTFAENFDERGNNNVESIFEIQYTLSNTSLDIWSSAGDWNSNFIAKYSAPQVGNAGWATMSPTQELVDDFEAGDIRLGETVYQPGDPYPNPNGDGTFDPFDGSHFENAGLFGHKKLTGLDFNNSAGNGFNYNYKIIRFADILLLKAEAENELNGVSADALNPLNRIRSRAGLPPVNETNNPGLSQDQLRDIILDERRSELAMEGLRFYDVVYRGRGTEFLGARGYQPGDEIFPIPPSEIAQTGWPQN; translated from the coding sequence ATGAAAAAGTATATTTTTCTTAGTCTTTTTTCGGTAGTGATACTGCTCGGCTGTGAAGATTTTATTGACCTAGAGCCACAGGATCAATTGACTACCACCGCTTTCTATAAGACTGCTGCAGATGCAATATCGGCGACGAACGCAGCTTATGATGGTTTTCAACACTTGAACTATTACGGGTTTAACTACCCTGACATTTTGAATATTGCAGGAGGTGATGCCGTAAAAGGAGGATTTGGAGCAGGTGACAGACCGGCATATTTAGAATTTGAAACATTCAACATTACGGATAACAATCTTAGAATTGGTGAATTCTATGCCATGGCCTGGGGCGGTGTGAACCGTGCCAACCAAGTTTTGGACAATGTTTCACAAATGGAAGTTGGAGGTGATTTCACTGAAGAACTCAAAACTAGGCTTTTGGGCGAAGCAACTTTTTTGAGAGCCCTGCACTACATGAATTTAGTTTTAGGGTTTGGGGGTATGCCTATTTATACATCTGTTCCCGCTATCGATGACGAAGTACTGCCAAGGGCAACAGCTGAAGAAACTTGGGCTTTTATAATCCAGGATTTTAACGATGCCGCAGATATGCTACCTGATACTTATGATGCGGAAAACGTTGGTAGGGCTACAAGAGGCGCCGCTAACGCGATGCTCGCCCGCGTGCACTCCTTGAGAGGTGAATGGACACAAGTAAAGACTCATGCCGACTTGGTTATTGAAAGTCCCGCAGGATATGATTTGGCGCCCACCTTCGCAGAAAATTTTGACGAAAGGGGGAATAACAATGTTGAGTCCATTTTTGAGATTCAATATACGTTGTCCAATACATCCTTGGATATTTGGAGTTCAGCAGGTGATTGGAATTCCAACTTTATAGCCAAGTATTCCGCCCCACAAGTAGGTAATGCTGGTTGGGCAACCATGTCACCAACACAGGAATTGGTAGACGATTTTGAAGCAGGTGATATCCGGTTGGGAGAAACCGTTTATCAGCCAGGAGACCCGTATCCAAATCCTAACGGGGATGGTACCTTTGACCCATTCGATGGATCACATTTCGAAAATGCCGGTCTTTTTGGACATAAAAAGTTAACCGGCCTGGATTTCAACAATTCTGCTGGGAACGGATTCAATTATAATTATAAAATCATTCGTTTTGCAGACATACTTTTGTTGAAAGCCGAAGCTGAAAATGAACTAAACGGTGTAAGTGCAGATGCGCTAAATCCTTTGAATAGAATTAGGTCACGTGCAGGATTACCGCCTGTTAATGAAACCAATAACCCCGGTCTTTCACAAGATCAACTTCGTGATATTATTCTAGATGAACGCAGAAGTGAATTGGCCATGGAAGGACTACGTTTTTATGATGTAGTATATCGAGGTAGAGGAACGGAGTTCCTTGGAGCAAGAGGTTATCAACCCGGAGATGAAATATTTCCAATACCTCCTTCTGAAATTGCTCAAACAGGATGGCCTCAAAATTAG
- a CDS encoding cupin domain-containing protein encodes MIFDNLLSTSLEGVHGKEVILSSVEFPPNTALPKHWHPGEEFVHVLEGTLCLWQEESIEMTYIKGDTFIVPYRKIHAPFTKEDSAKLLIFRVHEKGMEERYLVE; translated from the coding sequence ATGATTTTCGATAATCTACTATCTACTTCACTGGAGGGTGTCCATGGAAAAGAAGTCATTTTAAGTAGCGTGGAATTTCCCCCAAACACAGCTTTACCAAAGCATTGGCATCCTGGCGAAGAATTTGTACATGTGCTTGAAGGTACATTATGTCTTTGGCAAGAAGAATCAATTGAAATGACCTATATCAAAGGAGATACTTTCATTGTACCTTACAGGAAAATACATGCACCATTTACAAAAGAGGACAGTGCCAAACTATTGATATTTAGAGTCCATGAAAAAGGTATGGAAGAAAGATATCTCGTAGAATAA
- a CDS encoding tetratricopeptide repeat-containing sensor histidine kinase, whose amino-acid sequence MNTCGFLTGIRSKKFVFLLILLIGSIVRSQSVKELEYLLTQPELTSKEKTEILYTLSRELTYVDNLKSLKYAEEALQLSTELKDEIGIAYSYRILSSIYAINDSYFISMEYIHKALDIFEKLSNMEGMANCYISMGHIYRSLHNRGQEINYHKKSFDIFNNLGIMERIGVAAHNLGESYFNNSEFTKSKKLTQYAIKINDSISNKPVLSSCYKVMGLIMEKEGQIDSAKYYFENVLKISEQLGKNSQKVATFEAMMQLAEIAKSEGDSYLQFNFLEKTEAFCDSFNLNQSLLRVYQNLQTFYLDQNNLEKVKYYINAYNELSRSIQRIQLEDRNRLTQSMASIHRLNMTTQALEKENAAQAAMILYRNISLLVILFFLMGLFIVLKKLKNINKELTEQNETIHKQKEELKDLNATKNKFFSIVAHDLRSPLTSLKSFSSVLVDHIELLSKDEILNMGKQLSSSVDNTLKMADNLIVWAKCQMNVIEDRRELISVKEIIEEVTKIFKVIATNKGVVLQTSVMGNPQFMGDKNQIEFVVRNLINNAIKFTHKDGIVNVSVTQSTKDIKIVVSDTGVGIAPEFRKQLFSVQKPKGSNGTNGEKGSGLGLVLSSEFIKRNQGEIHVDSIEEQGTTITVTFSNNQNVA is encoded by the coding sequence ATGAACACTTGTGGTTTTCTAACTGGAATACGGTCCAAGAAATTCGTTTTCCTATTAATTCTTTTAATAGGATCAATTGTACGCTCGCAATCCGTAAAGGAACTTGAATATTTACTGACCCAACCAGAGCTCACTTCCAAAGAAAAAACTGAGATTCTTTATACTCTAAGTAGGGAATTAACCTATGTGGACAATTTAAAATCACTAAAATATGCTGAAGAAGCCTTACAATTATCCACTGAATTAAAAGATGAAATTGGAATAGCATACAGCTATAGGATATTATCGAGTATATATGCCATAAATGATAGTTACTTCATAAGCATGGAATATATACATAAGGCGCTTGATATTTTTGAGAAACTTTCCAATATGGAAGGTATGGCCAACTGCTATATCTCTATGGGACATATTTATCGTAGTCTTCACAATCGTGGACAAGAAATTAATTATCACAAGAAATCCTTCGATATATTCAATAATCTGGGCATTATGGAAAGAATAGGTGTGGCCGCCCATAACCTAGGGGAAAGTTATTTCAATAATAGTGAGTTCACTAAATCCAAAAAATTAACCCAGTATGCGATAAAAATTAACGATTCCATAAGTAACAAACCCGTCCTGTCAAGTTGTTATAAAGTAATGGGGCTTATAATGGAAAAAGAAGGACAAATTGATTCTGCCAAATACTATTTTGAAAATGTTCTTAAAATTTCAGAGCAGCTAGGCAAAAACTCCCAAAAGGTTGCCACATTCGAGGCCATGATGCAACTTGCAGAAATCGCCAAAAGTGAAGGAGATTCCTACCTTCAGTTCAATTTTTTGGAAAAGACGGAGGCCTTTTGTGATAGTTTTAATTTGAACCAATCCCTTTTAAGGGTTTATCAAAACCTACAGACTTTTTATTTGGACCAAAACAACCTGGAAAAGGTTAAATACTATATCAATGCCTATAATGAGCTCTCAAGATCAATTCAAAGAATTCAACTTGAAGATAGAAATAGGTTAACACAAAGTATGGCCTCTATTCATAGACTAAATATGACAACCCAAGCTTTAGAAAAGGAAAATGCTGCACAGGCAGCAATGATTCTGTATCGAAACATAAGTTTATTGGTAATTCTATTTTTCCTAATGGGATTGTTTATTGTTTTAAAAAAATTGAAAAACATCAACAAAGAGCTAACGGAGCAAAATGAGACCATTCATAAGCAAAAAGAAGAATTAAAGGACCTCAACGCTACTAAAAATAAATTCTTTAGTATCGTAGCTCATGATTTAAGAAGCCCACTAACTTCTCTCAAATCGTTTAGTTCTGTTTTGGTTGATCATATAGAACTATTGAGTAAGGATGAAATCTTAAATATGGGTAAACAGCTAAGTTCATCGGTTGATAATACCCTAAAAATGGCAGATAATCTAATTGTCTGGGCCAAATGTCAAATGAACGTGATAGAGGACCGTAGAGAATTAATTTCGGTAAAGGAAATCATAGAGGAAGTAACCAAAATCTTTAAGGTCATAGCCACTAATAAAGGGGTTGTCCTTCAAACATCTGTAATGGGCAATCCGCAATTTATGGGAGATAAGAATCAAATTGAGTTTGTCGTTCGAAATTTGATAAACAATGCCATAAAATTCACCCATAAAGATGGAATTGTCAATGTATCCGTTACCCAATCTACAAAAGACATTAAAATAGTAGTCTCCGATACAGGTGTGGGCATAGCCCCTGAATTTAGAAAACAGTTGTTTTCAGTCCAAAAACCAAAAGGGAGCAATGGTACGAACGGTGAAAAAGGAAGTGGACTTGGACTTGTCCTTAGCTCTGAATTCATCAAAAGAAATCAGGGTGAAATCCACGTAGACAGCATTGAAGAACAAGGGACCACAATTACTGTTACTTTTTCTAATAACCAAAATGTAGCATGA
- a CDS encoding DUF1593 domain-containing protein has translation MTTDGEIDDVDTFITYLLYSNEFETQGLVYSSSMWHWKGDGKGTKFTLEMEMTKKIYGKDHTDLRWPGTQWIEELLEEYAKVYPNLILHDKNYPATQKLLGLVKVRNIDFEGEMALRTLGSKLIREKLLDDDDRELFLQAWGGTNTIAMALKSIEEDYKDTQDWKDIKKKVSEKAIIYTIMDQDATYKNYIGPNWPKIRVFYNTNQFWCFAYPWKQVVPKSQQPFLEGSFMGANFINDHGPLLKRYYSYGDGQKQEGDPNHFEGDISKIINTERGIFSRYDFISEGDTPAFLHLVDVGLNNYWDPSRGGWSGRFVLSQKKPYRYEDGGNETDLNPETGNMDKSYPQTRWIKALQLDFAARTDWCVKPFEEANHAPEIKIKEGLSIAAKAGESTTLHVSSNDNDNHPVTAKAWCYEEAGDGHTEVEMTNNLAIVQIPSTAKKGYHN, from the coding sequence TTGACTACCGATGGTGAAATTGATGATGTGGACACTTTCATCACATATCTCCTCTACTCCAATGAATTTGAAACCCAAGGTTTGGTGTACTCAAGCTCTATGTGGCATTGGAAGGGAGATGGTAAGGGGACCAAATTCACCTTGGAAATGGAGATGACCAAAAAAATCTATGGGAAGGACCATACGGACCTACGATGGCCTGGAACCCAATGGATAGAGGAATTACTTGAAGAATATGCCAAGGTCTACCCAAACTTGATCTTACATGATAAGAACTACCCAGCGACCCAGAAGCTATTGGGTTTGGTCAAAGTAAGAAATATTGATTTTGAAGGGGAAATGGCCCTACGCACATTAGGTTCAAAATTGATACGAGAAAAGTTGCTTGATGATGACGATAGAGAGCTGTTTTTACAGGCATGGGGCGGTACTAATACCATTGCCATGGCCTTAAAATCCATTGAGGAGGATTACAAGGACACCCAGGACTGGAAAGATATCAAGAAAAAAGTCTCTGAAAAGGCCATTATTTATACCATTATGGACCAAGATGCCACCTACAAAAACTATATAGGACCCAATTGGCCAAAGATTAGGGTTTTTTACAATACCAACCAATTCTGGTGTTTTGCCTATCCTTGGAAACAAGTAGTTCCCAAAAGTCAGCAACCTTTTCTCGAGGGAAGCTTTATGGGCGCTAATTTTATCAACGACCATGGACCACTTCTCAAAAGATATTATTCCTATGGGGATGGGCAAAAACAAGAAGGTGACCCCAACCATTTTGAGGGCGATATTTCAAAAATCATCAATACTGAAAGAGGAATTTTCTCAAGATATGACTTTATATCGGAAGGTGACACTCCCGCATTTTTGCACTTGGTCGACGTAGGATTGAACAACTACTGGGACCCATCTAGAGGCGGTTGGAGCGGTCGTTTTGTGCTTTCCCAAAAAAAACCTTACCGCTATGAAGATGGGGGCAATGAGACGGACCTTAATCCAGAAACCGGAAATATGGACAAAAGTTACCCTCAAACGCGATGGATAAAGGCCCTGCAATTAGATTTTGCAGCGCGTACAGATTGGTGTGTAAAACCCTTTGAGGAGGCCAACCATGCCCCTGAAATTAAGATAAAGGAAGGGCTATCCATTGCTGCAAAGGCAGGTGAAAGTACAACCCTTCATGTTTCTTCAAATGATAATGACAATCATCCAGTTACCGCCAAAGCATGGTGTTACGAGGAAGCTGGGGATGGCCATACGGAGGTCGAAATGACAAATAATTTGGCCATTGTACAAATACCTTCAACTGCGAAAAAAGGGTATCACAATTAG